One stretch of Sphingomonas sp. HF-S4 DNA includes these proteins:
- a CDS encoding phosphoribosyl-ATP diphosphatase has product MADTFNALEAVIRERRSGDPSASYVAKLTARGRAKIAQKLGEEAVETVIAAIEDDKPGIVSEAADLVFHLAVLLADAGLSLDDVRAELARREGVSGIDEKASRHAD; this is encoded by the coding sequence ATGGCCGACACATTCAACGCACTCGAAGCCGTAATCCGCGAACGCCGCAGCGGCGACCCGTCCGCCTCCTATGTCGCCAAGCTCACCGCGCGCGGCCGCGCCAAGATCGCGCAGAAGCTCGGCGAGGAGGCCGTCGAGACGGTGATCGCCGCGATCGAGGACGACAAGCCCGGGATCGTCAGCGAAGCCGCCGACCTGGTCTTCCACCTCGCCGTGCTGCTCGCCGACGCGGGGCTCAGCCTCGACGACGTCCGCGCCGAACTCGCCCGCCGCGAAGGCGTGTCGGGCATCGATGAGAAAGCCAGCCGCCATGCCGATTGA
- a CDS encoding vWA domain-containing protein, which yields MARSALMLGCSAVLLTSAAPPQLPRVVPAAQDRHSPVRCIQMQADAETRRKSGGAPPPVYLAPPPPPPPPAPIAPPPPMPAPPVAYAPAPPPQEMAVTAKRVVTASDIGRFPSRPAPYGAPSNTERYEGKEVASIQQVAAAPVSTFSVDVDTGAYANVRRFLTKGQDVPAAAVRTEEMINYFRYDYPRPGSRDAPFSITTDVAKTPWNPDTRLLRIGLRGYDVNARGRPPANLVFLVDVSGSMSSQDKLPLVKKALTLLADRLAPGDRVSIVAYAGAAGTVLEPTNNKNYVKAALDCLESGGSTAGGRGIELAYSIARATYVQGGINRIFLATDGDFNVGVSDNKALEALVRKNRDDGITLTTLGFGTGNYNEALMERIADLGNGNYAYIDSAMEAQKVLDDELSATLFTIAKDVKVQVEFNPAQVSQYRLIGYENRALAEEDFANDAIDAGDIGAGHQVTALYEIVPAGAAGWLPERRYEANRPAAPASTGNELAHGRLRYKLPGQDASKLIERPVPAGLLRSAQAPRGDMAFVTSVAAFGQRLRGDKYLGSYNYADIAALAGSSDNYWRSEFTRLVRLADNGRGSRPSGD from the coding sequence ATGGCACGTAGCGCACTGATGCTCGGCTGTTCGGCCGTCCTGCTCACCTCCGCCGCCCCGCCGCAGCTTCCTCGGGTGGTTCCTGCTGCGCAGGATCGCCACTCGCCGGTGCGCTGCATCCAGATGCAGGCCGACGCCGAGACACGCCGCAAGTCGGGCGGCGCGCCGCCGCCGGTGTATCTGGCGCCGCCACCCCCGCCACCCCCGCCCGCGCCGATCGCACCGCCACCACCGATGCCCGCGCCGCCCGTCGCTTACGCGCCGGCGCCTCCGCCGCAGGAGATGGCCGTCACCGCGAAGCGCGTGGTCACTGCATCGGATATCGGTCGCTTTCCCAGCCGCCCCGCCCCCTATGGCGCGCCCAGCAACACCGAGCGCTACGAAGGCAAGGAAGTCGCCTCGATCCAGCAAGTCGCGGCAGCGCCCGTCTCCACCTTCTCGGTCGATGTCGACACTGGCGCCTATGCCAATGTCCGCCGCTTCCTGACCAAGGGGCAGGATGTCCCCGCCGCAGCAGTGCGCACCGAGGAAATGATCAACTATTTCCGCTACGATTATCCGCGCCCGGGATCGCGCGACGCGCCGTTCAGCATCACCACCGACGTGGCGAAGACGCCGTGGAATCCGGATACGCGGCTGCTCCGCATCGGGCTGCGCGGCTATGACGTGAATGCCAGGGGCCGTCCTCCCGCGAACCTGGTATTCCTCGTCGACGTGTCGGGATCGATGTCGAGCCAGGACAAGCTGCCTTTGGTCAAGAAGGCGCTGACGCTGCTCGCCGACCGCCTCGCGCCCGGCGACCGCGTGTCGATCGTCGCCTATGCCGGCGCCGCGGGCACCGTGCTCGAGCCGACCAACAACAAGAACTATGTGAAGGCTGCGCTCGACTGCCTCGAATCAGGCGGCTCGACTGCGGGCGGACGGGGCATCGAACTCGCGTACTCGATCGCCCGTGCAACCTATGTCCAAGGCGGAATCAACCGCATCTTCCTCGCCACTGACGGCGATTTCAACGTCGGGGTCAGCGACAACAAGGCGCTCGAGGCGCTGGTCCGGAAAAACCGCGACGACGGGATCACGCTGACCACGCTCGGCTTCGGCACGGGCAATTACAACGAGGCGCTGATGGAGCGCATCGCCGATCTCGGCAACGGCAACTACGCCTATATCGACAGCGCGATGGAAGCGCAGAAGGTGCTCGACGACGAATTGAGTGCGACGCTGTTCACCATCGCCAAGGACGTCAAGGTCCAGGTCGAGTTCAATCCCGCCCAGGTCAGCCAGTACCGCCTGATTGGCTATGAGAACCGTGCGCTCGCCGAGGAGGACTTCGCCAACGACGCGATCGACGCCGGCGATATCGGCGCGGGGCACCAGGTCACGGCGCTCTACGAAATCGTGCCAGCCGGCGCGGCCGGCTGGCTCCCCGAGCGCCGCTACGAGGCCAACCGCCCCGCTGCACCCGCCTCGACCGGCAACGAGCTCGCGCATGGCCGCCTGCGCTACAAGCTGCCCGGCCAGGATGCCTCGAAGCTGATCGAGCGACCTGTCCCCGCCGGCCTGCTGCGCAGCGCGCAGGCGCCGCGCGGCGACATGGCGTTCGTCACTTCGGTCGCGGCGTTCGGCCAGCGGCTGCGCGGCGACAAATATCTCGGCAGCTACAACTATGCCGACATCGCCGCGCTCGCGGGCAGCTCGGACAATTACTGGCGCAGCGAGTTCACGCGGCTGGTGCGGCTGGCCGACAACGGCCGCGGCAGCCGTCCTTCAGGCGACTGA
- the hisF gene encoding imidazole glycerol phosphate synthase subunit HisF translates to MTVRARVIPCLDVANGRVVKGVNFVELRDAGDPVEQARAYDAAGADELCFLDITASHEARGTILDVVRRTAEVCFMPLTVGGGVRSVEDARALLLAGADKVAVNSAAVSRPEVVAEIAERMGSQCVVASVDARKVAEGRWEVFTHGGRRETGIDAVEHALKLAELGAGELLLTSMDRDGTRDGYDLDFIRTVADQVTVPVVASGGVGGLQHLVEGIREGHASAVLAASIFHFGEATIADAHAALAAAGIPVRR, encoded by the coding sequence ATGACCGTCCGCGCTCGCGTGATCCCCTGCCTCGACGTGGCCAATGGCCGCGTCGTCAAGGGCGTCAACTTCGTCGAATTGCGCGACGCCGGCGATCCGGTCGAGCAGGCGCGCGCCTATGACGCCGCAGGCGCCGACGAGCTCTGCTTCCTCGACATCACCGCCAGCCACGAGGCGCGCGGGACGATCCTCGACGTCGTCCGCCGCACTGCCGAAGTGTGCTTCATGCCGCTCACCGTGGGCGGCGGGGTACGCAGCGTCGAGGATGCCCGCGCACTGCTCCTCGCTGGTGCCGACAAGGTCGCTGTGAACAGCGCCGCAGTGTCGCGCCCCGAAGTCGTCGCCGAGATCGCCGAGCGAATGGGCAGCCAATGCGTCGTCGCCTCGGTCGATGCCCGAAAGGTCGCCGAAGGTCGCTGGGAAGTCTTCACGCATGGCGGCCGCCGCGAGACCGGCATCGACGCGGTCGAACACGCACTCAAGCTCGCCGAGCTCGGCGCGGGCGAACTGCTGCTCACCTCGATGGACCGCGACGGCACGCGCGACGGCTATGACCTCGACTTCATCCGCACGGTCGCCGACCAGGTAACGGTGCCGGTGGTGGCGTCGGGCGGCGTCGGCGGACTGCAGCATCTCGTCGAGGGCATTCGCGAGGGCCATGCCAGCGCGGTGCTGGCGGCTTCGATCTTCCATTTCGGCGAAGCGACTATCGCCGACGCCCATGCTGCGCTTGCGGCCGCCGGAATTCCGGTCCGACGCTGA
- a CDS encoding DMT family transporter, which yields MQTAQPLRGALLAATSLMLFACMDTTTKYLATRYDVPLIVACRYLVNLLLMLALVAPSYGRAIMQTQRTGLVIVRALALAATSLLMGLALQTISVAEATAINFLAPLLVVVAAGPLLGERIGAVGWVAALMGFAGVLLIARPGGGLAMTGALLAFACVGLNVTYQLLSRVLARSESTIAMLFYSALVGSILFGLIGPWFWAGRVPSWIEALLFLSLGVYGGLGHYLYTAAFRYAPASLLATINYAQLLWAGLLGWLVFGYIPDGIALVGMLVICVSGVMVALATRRAPAKREV from the coding sequence ATGCAAACAGCCCAACCCTTGCGCGGGGCGCTGCTCGCCGCGACGAGCCTGATGCTGTTTGCGTGCATGGATACCACCACCAAATATCTGGCGACGCGCTATGACGTTCCGTTGATCGTCGCGTGCCGCTACCTGGTGAACCTGCTGCTGATGCTTGCGCTGGTCGCGCCGTCCTATGGCAGGGCGATCATGCAAACCCAGCGGACCGGACTGGTGATTGTGCGCGCGCTGGCGCTGGCCGCGACGTCGCTGCTGATGGGACTGGCGCTGCAAACTATCTCGGTCGCGGAAGCAACGGCGATCAACTTCCTTGCGCCGTTGCTGGTGGTGGTCGCCGCGGGGCCGTTGCTGGGTGAGCGGATCGGCGCGGTCGGTTGGGTTGCGGCGCTGATGGGTTTTGCCGGCGTGCTGCTCATCGCGCGGCCCGGCGGCGGGCTGGCGATGACGGGCGCGTTGCTCGCCTTTGCCTGTGTGGGCCTCAATGTGACCTACCAGCTGCTGTCGCGGGTGCTGGCGCGCAGCGAATCGACGATCGCGATGCTGTTCTACTCAGCGCTCGTAGGCAGCATCCTCTTTGGATTGATCGGGCCCTGGTTCTGGGCCGGGCGTGTGCCGTCCTGGATCGAGGCACTGCTGTTCCTGAGCCTCGGCGTCTATGGCGGGCTGGGCCATTATCTCTACACCGCCGCCTTTCGCTATGCGCCCGCCTCGCTGCTTGCGACGATCAACTACGCCCAGCTCCTGTGGGCGGGGCTGCTCGGCTGGCTGGTGTTCGGCTATATTCCGGACGGCATCGCCCTTGTCGGGATGCTGGTGATCTGCGTGTCGGGCGTGATGGTCGCGCTGGCGACGCGGCGCGCACCGGCAAAGCGCGAGGTCTAG
- the hisH gene encoding imidazole glycerol phosphate synthase subunit HisH — MSVALIDYGAGNLHSVHNALKAAGAQGLAITADPDAVAKADRIVLPGVGAFGACAAGLRGIDGMIEALEARVLREAAPFLGVCVGMQLMATTGEELGSHAGLGWIPGTVRHLPPAPGVRVPHMGWNDVIPAAEHPLIEVGEAYFLHSFAFEGDSVLATTQHGGQVTAAIGRDNLAGVQFHPEKSQRYGIALLERFLAWRP, encoded by the coding sequence GTGAGCGTTGCGCTGATCGATTACGGCGCGGGCAACCTCCATTCGGTCCACAACGCGCTTAAGGCCGCAGGTGCGCAGGGACTGGCGATCACCGCCGATCCCGATGCCGTCGCCAAGGCTGATCGCATCGTGCTGCCGGGCGTCGGCGCGTTCGGCGCCTGCGCGGCGGGGCTGCGCGGCATCGACGGGATGATCGAGGCGCTCGAAGCGCGCGTGCTGCGCGAAGCCGCGCCGTTTCTCGGCGTCTGCGTCGGCATGCAATTGATGGCCACCACCGGCGAGGAACTCGGCAGCCATGCCGGACTCGGCTGGATCCCCGGCACGGTCCGTCATCTGCCGCCCGCCCCCGGCGTCCGCGTGCCGCATATGGGCTGGAACGACGTCATTCCCGCCGCCGAGCACCCGCTGATCGAAGTCGGCGAGGCCTATTTCCTCCACAGCTTCGCCTTCGAAGGCGATTCCGTGCTGGCGACTACGCAGCATGGCGGCCAGGTTACCGCGGCGATCGGCCGCGACAATCTGGCCGGCGTCCAGTTCCACCCCGAAAAGAGCCAGCGCTACGGCATCGCGCTGCTGGAGAGATTTCTCGCATGGCGTCCCTGA
- a CDS encoding amino acid permease, with the protein MIFGRVKPLDAILATAEKKSLHRSLGAFQLTMLGIGAVIGTGIFVLTAEAAQKAGPGMMVSFIIAGVVCAFAALCYAEMAAMVPVSGSAYTYSYAVMGELIAWMVGWALILEYAVAAGAVSVGWSGYVVGLIEHSFGVTIPDTLVLGPFDGGLINLPAMAIAGLVTWLLVIGTKESATINAILVAIKVAALTLFIVLAVPVMNSAQFSPFAPTGFVGISMAAASIFFAYVGFDAVSTAAEETKNPQRNMPIGLIGSLGICTIFYILVAAGVIGAPGLSTQPVVDAAGAVLEPGSRDLAAQCAARAAEGMKDVVCSKEALAFTLREIGWPQIGNLLGLAAGLALPSVILMMMFGQTRIFFVMSRDGLLPQAFSKIHPKFNTPHVITIITGVAVALFAAFFPVGQLANISNSGTLFAFAAVSIAVMVIRKKDPTRKRPFRTPAVFVTAPIAILGCAYLFISLDHKSIILFLIWAAIGLLVYFGYSRSRSHVGRGIIDVSEHEAYEDLDPPVPGTR; encoded by the coding sequence ATGATATTCGGGCGCGTTAAGCCACTCGATGCCATTTTGGCGACAGCGGAGAAGAAATCGCTCCACCGGTCGCTCGGCGCATTCCAGCTCACCATGCTCGGCATCGGCGCCGTCATCGGCACCGGCATCTTCGTTCTCACCGCCGAGGCCGCGCAGAAAGCCGGCCCGGGCATGATGGTCTCTTTCATCATCGCCGGCGTGGTCTGCGCCTTTGCCGCGCTCTGCTATGCCGAAATGGCCGCGATGGTCCCGGTCTCGGGCTCGGCCTACACCTATAGCTACGCCGTGATGGGCGAGCTGATCGCCTGGATGGTCGGCTGGGCGCTGATCCTCGAATATGCTGTCGCCGCGGGCGCGGTGTCGGTCGGCTGGTCGGGCTATGTCGTCGGGCTGATAGAACACAGCTTCGGCGTCACCATACCCGATACGCTGGTGCTCGGGCCATTCGACGGCGGGCTGATCAACCTGCCGGCAATGGCGATCGCGGGCCTGGTAACCTGGCTGCTGGTGATCGGCACCAAGGAGAGCGCGACGATCAATGCGATCCTCGTCGCGATCAAGGTCGCCGCGCTTACCCTGTTCATCGTGCTGGCCGTACCGGTGATGAACAGTGCACAGTTCTCGCCCTTCGCGCCGACTGGCTTCGTCGGCATCTCGATGGCGGCGGCGTCGATCTTCTTCGCCTATGTCGGCTTCGACGCCGTCTCGACCGCGGCCGAGGAAACCAAGAACCCGCAGCGCAACATGCCGATCGGCCTGATCGGCTCGCTCGGCATCTGCACGATCTTCTATATCCTCGTCGCCGCCGGCGTGATCGGCGCGCCTGGTCTCTCCACCCAGCCGGTGGTCGATGCCGCCGGCGCGGTGCTCGAGCCCGGCAGCCGCGATCTCGCCGCACAGTGCGCCGCGCGCGCTGCCGAGGGCATGAAGGACGTGGTCTGCTCGAAGGAAGCGCTGGCGTTCACGCTGCGCGAGATCGGCTGGCCGCAGATCGGCAACCTGCTCGGCCTCGCCGCCGGGCTCGCGCTGCCTTCGGTCATCCTGATGATGATGTTCGGCCAGACCCGCATCTTCTTCGTGATGAGCCGCGACGGCCTGCTTCCCCAGGCATTCTCGAAGATCCATCCCAAGTTCAACACGCCACACGTGATCACGATCATCACCGGCGTGGCGGTAGCGCTGTTCGCAGCGTTCTTCCCGGTCGGCCAGCTCGCCAACATCTCGAATTCGGGCACGCTGTTCGCGTTCGCCGCGGTCTCGATCGCGGTGATGGTGATCCGCAAGAAGGATCCGACCCGCAAGCGGCCGTTCCGCACCCCGGCGGTGTTCGTCACCGCGCCGATCGCGATCCTGGGCTGCGCCTATCTGTTCATCAGCCTCGATCACAAGAGCATCATCCTGTTCCTGATCTGGGCGGCGATCGGCCTGCTCGTCTATTTCGGCTACAGCCGCAGCCGCAGCCATGTCGGCCGGGGCATCATCGATGTCTCCGAGCACGAAGCCTATGAGGATCTCGATCCGCCGGTTCCCGGCACGCGCTGA
- a CDS encoding helix-hairpin-helix domain-containing protein yields the protein MNDTAWQTGGPIVDGGPVWLTASFVLIGLGVLFALFVLAWGTRLAKKRAQARAELEERGEIAEHVTPAAELREVAPPSVASPPPPVAPSPPPIADVPVMAPPATPEPAEPAPLADEPIAAAAPLDASPATLAASEPAPADTGEDQLTRMKGVGPKLAERLNALGITSFAQIAALSPEEASVLDAQLGTFQGRMQRDRWIEQAGFLARGDQAGYEAVFGKL from the coding sequence ATGAACGATACGGCTTGGCAGACCGGGGGTCCGATCGTCGATGGCGGGCCGGTGTGGCTCACGGCGTCGTTCGTGCTGATCGGGCTCGGCGTCCTGTTCGCGCTGTTCGTCCTCGCCTGGGGCACGCGGCTGGCCAAGAAGCGCGCGCAGGCGCGTGCCGAGCTTGAGGAACGCGGCGAGATCGCCGAACACGTAACGCCAGCGGCCGAACTCCGCGAGGTCGCGCCGCCCTCGGTTGCCTCGCCCCCCCCACCGGTAGCCCCCTCGCCACCACCAATCGCCGACGTGCCGGTAATGGCGCCTCCGGCGACGCCCGAGCCTGCCGAACCCGCGCCGCTGGCCGATGAGCCGATTGCCGCCGCCGCGCCGCTCGACGCCTCGCCCGCCACGCTCGCGGCTTCCGAGCCCGCACCCGCCGACACCGGCGAGGACCAGCTCACCCGGATGAAGGGCGTCGGCCCCAAGCTCGCCGAGCGGCTCAATGCGCTGGGGATCACCAGCTTCGCCCAGATCGCCGCGCTGTCACCCGAAGAAGCGAGCGTGCTCGACGCCCAGCTCGGCACCTTCCAGGGGCGCATGCAGCGCGACCGCTGGATCGAACAGGCCGGCTTCCTCGCCCGCGGCGACCAGGCGGGGTACGAGGCGGTGTTCGGCAAGCTCTGA
- a CDS encoding YciI family protein codes for MIIVLLRYTGDVTPHRDAHVAWLREALAEGRLVTAGRQPDTGGVLIARGDRSEVEAWAAQDPYRLAGVAENTFVEFTPSMAAPGLESLLP; via the coding sequence ATGATCATCGTGCTGCTCCGCTACACCGGCGACGTGACGCCGCACCGCGACGCGCATGTCGCCTGGCTGCGCGAAGCGCTGGCCGAGGGCCGGCTGGTCACCGCAGGCCGCCAGCCCGACACCGGCGGGGTGCTGATCGCGCGCGGCGACCGCAGCGAAGTCGAGGCCTGGGCGGCGCAGGATCCGTACCGGCTGGCCGGGGTGGCGGAGAACACCTTCGTCGAGTTTACCCCCAGCATGGCCGCGCCGGGGCTCGAGTCGCTGCTGCCGTGA
- a CDS encoding histidine triad nucleotide-binding protein — MPIDATQPYDDQNIFAKILRGEIPSKRVYEDDHALAFHDINPQAPQHILVIPKGSYVSWDDFAAKAPDAEIAGFVRAVGHVAREAGMVEPGYRLLANVGQDGHQEVPHLHVHIFAGRPLGQMLAR, encoded by the coding sequence ATGCCGATTGACGCCACCCAGCCTTATGACGACCAGAATATCTTCGCCAAGATCTTGCGCGGCGAGATCCCGTCGAAGCGGGTGTACGAGGACGATCACGCCCTCGCCTTCCACGACATCAACCCCCAGGCGCCGCAGCATATCCTGGTAATTCCCAAGGGATCCTACGTTTCCTGGGACGATTTCGCTGCCAAGGCTCCCGATGCGGAGATCGCCGGCTTTGTACGCGCCGTCGGCCACGTCGCGCGCGAGGCCGGCATGGTCGAACCTGGGTATCGGCTGCTCGCCAATGTCGGTCAGGACGGGCACCAGGAAGTGCCGCACCTCCACGTCCACATCTTCGCCGGGCGCCCGCTCGGCCAGATGCTGGCGCGCTAG
- the hisA gene encoding 1-(5-phosphoribosyl)-5-[(5-phosphoribosylamino)methylideneamino]imidazole-4-carboxamide isomerase, whose product MASLIVFPAIDLKGGQVVRLAEGDMDRATIYGDDPAAQAEIFENAGSEWLHVVDLDGAFAGESVNGAAVAGILERFGGKIQLGGGIRTRESIERWLDLGVTRVVIGTAALENPELVREAAHDNPGRIVVAVDARDGLVATRGWADVSTVRVEDLARRFEDVGVAALLFTDVGRDGLLKGCNVEATVALARAVSIPVIASGGVTDIGDIHALKGHVTDGIEGVITGRALYDGRLDLREAIEVANRINTSRR is encoded by the coding sequence ATGGCGTCCCTGATCGTCTTCCCGGCCATCGATCTCAAAGGCGGCCAGGTCGTCCGCCTCGCCGAAGGCGATATGGACCGCGCCACCATCTATGGCGACGATCCCGCCGCCCAGGCCGAGATCTTCGAGAATGCGGGCTCGGAATGGCTCCACGTCGTCGATCTCGACGGCGCGTTTGCGGGGGAGTCGGTCAACGGCGCCGCGGTCGCCGGCATCCTTGAGCGATTCGGCGGCAAGATCCAGCTGGGCGGCGGCATCCGCACTCGCGAATCGATCGAGCGCTGGCTCGATCTCGGCGTTACGCGGGTCGTGATCGGAACCGCCGCGCTGGAGAATCCCGAGCTGGTGCGCGAAGCCGCGCACGACAATCCGGGACGCATCGTCGTCGCGGTCGATGCGCGTGACGGCTTGGTCGCAACGCGCGGCTGGGCCGATGTCTCGACCGTCCGCGTCGAGGATCTCGCCCGCCGCTTCGAGGATGTCGGAGTCGCAGCGCTGCTCTTCACCGATGTCGGTCGCGACGGGCTGCTCAAGGGGTGCAACGTCGAGGCGACCGTGGCGCTTGCCCGCGCGGTATCGATCCCGGTGATCGCCAGCGGCGGCGTCACCGACATCGGCGACATCCATGCGCTCAAGGGGCATGTCACCGACGGGATCGAAGGCGTAATCACGGGGCGCGCACTGTACGACGGCCGGCTCGACCTGCGCGAGGCGATTGAGGTGGCCAATCGGATCAATACCAGCCGCCGCTAG
- a CDS encoding hemolysin family protein, which produces MPAPFPWIDVAIILVLIAVNGLFAMSELAIVSARPARLEALARTNRGARTAMLLASDPGKFLSTVQIGITLIGIVAGAYSGASLGTPTAQRFEIWLGLSPETAATVGLTLVIALTTYASLIVGELVPKQFALRSPEPIAAVMAIPMLWLSRITAPVVWLLDKSSALVFQIVGLNRESENRVTAEELHLLVAEASKSGVIEEHERSIISGVVRLADRPVREVMTPRTDVDWLDVDLDADGIRDALLATQHTRLPVAEGSVDSVIGVVQARDIAAALFRGETLDLRRLMRAAPVLPDQVDAMDALGALRRADVPMGLVHDEYGHFEGIVTPANLLAAIAGDFASDADPGDTPSLIVREDGSLLVSGQMPADALADRLGIDLPEDRDYATVAGLALAVLKHLPEEGEVFAVQGWRFEIVDMDGRKIDKLLVREG; this is translated from the coding sequence ATGCCCGCACCCTTTCCCTGGATCGACGTGGCGATCATCCTCGTGCTGATCGCCGTAAATGGCCTCTTTGCTATGTCGGAGCTGGCAATCGTCTCCGCCCGGCCCGCCCGGCTGGAGGCGCTCGCGCGGACGAACCGCGGCGCCAGGACCGCGATGCTGCTCGCCTCGGATCCCGGCAAGTTTCTCTCTACCGTGCAGATCGGCATCACGCTGATCGGCATCGTCGCGGGTGCCTATTCGGGCGCGAGCCTCGGCACGCCGACGGCGCAGCGGTTCGAGATCTGGCTTGGCCTCTCGCCCGAGACCGCCGCGACGGTGGGCCTCACGCTGGTGATCGCGCTGACCACCTATGCCTCGCTGATCGTTGGCGAGCTGGTGCCCAAGCAGTTCGCGCTGCGCTCGCCCGAGCCGATCGCCGCGGTGATGGCGATTCCGATGCTGTGGCTCAGCCGGATCACGGCGCCGGTGGTGTGGCTGCTCGACAAGTCGAGCGCGCTCGTTTTCCAGATCGTCGGGCTCAATCGCGAATCGGAGAACCGGGTCACTGCCGAGGAGCTCCATTTGCTCGTCGCCGAGGCATCGAAGTCGGGGGTGATCGAGGAGCATGAGCGCTCGATCATCTCGGGCGTGGTGCGCCTGGCCGATCGCCCGGTGCGCGAAGTGATGACGCCGCGCACCGATGTCGACTGGCTCGACGTCGATCTCGACGCCGACGGCATCCGTGACGCGTTGCTCGCGACGCAGCATACCCGGCTGCCGGTGGCGGAAGGCTCGGTCGATTCGGTGATCGGGGTGGTCCAGGCGCGCGACATCGCGGCGGCGCTGTTCCGCGGCGAGACGCTCGACCTGCGTCGGCTGATGCGCGCCGCGCCGGTGCTCCCCGACCAGGTCGATGCGATGGACGCGCTCGGCGCGCTGCGCCGTGCCGACGTGCCGATGGGCCTCGTCCATGACGAATACGGCCATTTCGAAGGCATCGTCACCCCGGCCAACCTGCTCGCGGCGATTGCCGGCGACTTCGCGTCGGACGCCGATCCGGGCGACACGCCGAGCCTGATCGTTCGCGAGGACGGATCGTTGCTCGTCTCCGGGCAGATGCCCGCCGACGCGCTCGCCGACCGGCTCGGCATCGATCTGCCCGAGGATCGCGACTACGCGACCGTCGCGGGGCTTGCACTGGCAGTGCTCAAGCACCTGCCCGAGGAGGGCGAAGTGTTCGCCGTGCAGGGCTGGCGCTTCGAGATCGTCGACATGGACGGGCGGAAGATCGACAAGCTGCTGGTGCGCGAGGGGTAG
- a CDS encoding OmpA family protein, with the protein MTIARKALIAAALAATTLTAACVTDPVTGEKRVSRAAIGAGAGVVGGYLLGDLVGGRNDRTEKIIGAGIGGLAGAGIGTYMDRQEQELRRRTAGTDVRVIRQGDDLVLNMPSGITFATNESSIQPQFRNTLDQVADVLRQYNQTYVDVYGHTDSTGSDSYNLTLSQRRAGSVADYLSSHGVQSARIGTRGFGKTQPIASNDTEEGKAANRRVEIKLVPITQQDLG; encoded by the coding sequence ATGACCATCGCCCGCAAGGCGCTCATCGCCGCCGCGCTTGCCGCGACCACCCTCACCGCAGCCTGCGTCACCGATCCGGTGACCGGCGAGAAGCGCGTCTCGCGCGCCGCGATCGGCGCCGGCGCCGGCGTGGTCGGCGGCTACCTGCTCGGCGACCTCGTCGGCGGTCGCAACGATCGCACCGAGAAGATCATCGGCGCAGGCATCGGCGGCCTCGCCGGCGCAGGCATCGGCACCTATATGGACCGTCAGGAGCAGGAACTCCGCCGCCGCACCGCGGGGACCGACGTCCGCGTCATCCGCCAGGGCGACGATCTGGTGCTCAACATGCCTTCGGGGATCACCTTCGCGACCAACGAATCGAGCATTCAGCCGCAATTCCGCAACACCCTCGATCAGGTTGCCGACGTGCTGCGCCAATACAACCAGACCTATGTCGACGTGTACGGCCACACCGATTCGACCGGCAGCGACAGCTACAATCTCACCTTGTCGCAACGCCGCGCGGGTTCGGTCGCCGACTATCTCTCGTCACATGGCGTCCAGAGCGCCCGCATCGGCACGCGCGGTTTCGGCAAGACCCAGCCGATCGCGAGCAACGACACCGAGGAGGGCAAGGCCGCCAACCGCCGCGTCGAGATCAAGCTCGTGCCGATTACCCAGCAGGATCTGGGCTGA